A genomic region of Denticeps clupeoides chromosome 17, fDenClu1.1, whole genome shotgun sequence contains the following coding sequences:
- the grm3 gene encoding metabotropic glutamate receptor 3, giving the protein MPLTLHSSKKKKSEAMLTSKLPLLLVVFGMGVLPSQGDSPRREIKIDGDLVLGGLFPIHEKGMGIDECGRINEDRGIQRLEAMLFAIDRINEDMTLLPGVRLGVHILDTCSRDTYALEQALEFVRASLTKVDDTEFICPDGSYALQEDSPLAITGVIGGSYSSVSIQVANLLRLFQIPQISYASTSAKLSDKTRYDYFARTVPPDFYQAKAMAEILRFFNWTYVSTVASEGDYGETGIEAFEQEARLRNICIATSEKVGRSNAKRSSYEAVIRQLLQKPNARVAVLFLRSDDARELLAAATRLNASFIWVASDGWGAQESITKGNESTADGAITLELAAHPVADFNRYFARLRPENNARNPWYRDFWEQKFQCSIGGPAGPAGHAKACQRDLAVDESNFEPESKIMFVVNAVYAMAHALHRMQRALCSNTTLLCDAMRSVDGRKLYRDFLLHVDFRAPFSPPGTENVVKFDQYGDGMGRYNIFNYQRSPGGERYSYVQVGEWAETLSLNEALVGWPRGAPAPASQCSDPCGRNEMKKMQAGEYCCWICTPCEPFEFLPDEFTCAPCGLGQWPAEDLSGCYDLPEDYIMWEDAWAVGPITIACAGFACTLLVFGVFVRHNRTPLVKASGRELCYILLLGVLMSYAMTFVFIAKPSPAVCALRRLGLSTSFAVCYSALLTKTNRIARIFCGVKGGGAPRPRFISPSSQVFICLSLISVQLLLVSVWMLLEVPGTRRFALPERRDTVILKCNVRDSSMLLSLAYDVLLVVLCTVYAFKTRKCPENFNEAKFIGFTMYTTCIIWLAFLPIFYVTSSDYRVQTTTMCISVSLSGFVVLGCMFAPKVHIIIFQPQKNVASHRLNLNRFSVSAPAPAYASQASAGAAHYVPTVCNGREIIDSTTSSL; this is encoded by the exons ATGCCCCTGACACTCCACTCCAGTAAAAAGAAGAAATCTGAAGCCATGTTGACAAGCAAGCTGCCTCTTCTTCTGGTCGTCTTCGGAATGGGGGTCCTGCCCTCCCAAGGTGACTCCCCCCGGCGTGAGATCAAAATCGACGGTGACCTCGTCCTGGGGGGCCTCTTCCCCATCCACGAGAAAGGGATGGGCATCGACGAGTGTGGCCGCATTAACGAGGACCGGGGGATCCAGCGGCTGGAGGCCATGCTCTTTGCCATCGACCGCATCAACGAAGACATGACTCTGCTGCCCGGCGTCCGGCTGGGCGTCCACATCCTGGACACCTGCTCCCGAGACACGTACGCCCTGGAGCAGGCGCTGGAGTTCGTGCGAGCATCGCTCACCAAGGTGGACGACACCGAGTTCATCTGCCCGGACGGGTCATACGCCCTACAGGAGGACAGCCCCCTCGCCATCACGGGGGTCATTGGGGGGTCCTACAGCAGCGTCTCCATACAG GTCGCCAACCTGCTGCGCCTCTTCCAGATCCCTCAGATTAGCTACGCCTCCACCAGCGCCAAACTGAGCGACAAAACGCGCTACGACTACTTCGCCCGCACCGTCCCGCCCGACTTCTACCAGGCCAAGGCCATGGCGGAGATCCTGCGCTTCTTCAACTGGACCTACGTCTCCACCGTGGCCTCGGAGGGGGACTACGGCGAGACGGGCATCGAGGCGTTCGAGCAGGAGGCCCGCCTGCGCAACATCTGCATCGCCACCTCGGAGAAGGTGGGCCGCTCCAACGCCAAGCGCTCCTCGTACGAGGCGGTGATCCGGCAGCTGCTGCAGAAGCCCAACGCGCGCGTGGCCGTGCTGTTCCTGCGCAGCGACGACGCCCGCGAGCTCCTCGCCGCCGCCACCCGCCTCAACGCCTCCTTCATCTGGGTGGCCAGCGACGGCTGGGGGGCGCAGGAGAGCATCACCAAGGGCAACGAGTCCACGGCCGACGGCGCCATCACGCTGGAGCTGGCCGCCCACCCGGTGGCCGACTTCAACCGCTACTTCGCGCGGCTGCGCCCGGAGAACAACGCCCGGAACCCCTGGTACAGGGACTTCTGGGAGCAGAAGTTCCAGTGCTCCATCGGCGGCCCGGCGGGGCCGGCCGGACACGCGAAGGCGTGCCAGCGGGACCTGGCCGTGGACGAGTCCAACTTCGAGCCGGAGTCCAAGATCATGTTCGTGGTGAACGCGGTGTACGCCATGGCGCACGCCCTGCACCGCATGCAGAGGGCGCTGTGCTCCAACACCACGCTCCTCTGCGACGCCATGCGCAGCGTGGACGGCAGGAAGCTCTACCGGGACTTCCTGCTGCATGTCGACTTCAGAG CTCCGTTCTCACCTCCCGGAACGGAGAACGTGGTGAAGTTCGACCAGTACGGCGACGGCATGGGCCGCTACAACATCTTCAACTACCAGCGCTCCCCGGGCGGCGAGCGCTACAGCTACGTGCAGGTGGGCGAGTGGGCGGAGACCCTGTCCCTGAACGAGGCCCTGGTGGGCTGGCCGCGGGGCGCGCCGGCGCCCGCCTCGCAGTGCAGCGACCCGTGCGGCCGCAACGAGATGAAGAAGATGCAGGCGGGCGAGTACTGCTGCTGGATCTGCACGCCCTGCGAGCCCTTCGAGTTCCTGCCGGACGAGTTCACCTGCGCCCCCTGCGGCCTGGGACAGTGGCCCGCCGAGGACCTGAGCGGCTGCTACGACCTGCCGGAGGACTACATCATGTGGGAGGACGCCTGGGCCGTGGGGCCCATCACCATCGCCTGCGCCGGCTTCGCCTGCACCCTGCTGGTCTTCGGCGTCTTCGTCCGCCACAACCGCACGCCGCTGGTCAAGGCCTCGGGCCGCGAGCTCTGCTACATCCTGCTGCTGGGCGTGCTCATGTCCTACGCCATGACCTTCGTCTTCATCGCCAAGCCCTCGCCGGCGGTGTGCGCGCTGCGGCGCCTGGGCCTGAGCACGTCCTTCGCCGTCTGCTACTCGGCGCTGCTGACCAAGACCAACCGCATCGCCCGGATCTTCTGCGGGGTGAAAGGGGGCGGCGCCCCGCGGCCCCGCTTCATCAGCCCCAGCTCGCAGGTCTTCATCTGCCTGTCGCTCATCTccgtgcagctgctgctggtgtcGGTGTGGATGCTGCTGGAGGTCCCCGGCACGCGCCGCTTCGCCCTGCCCGAGCGGCGCGACACCGTCATCCTCAAGTGCAACGTGCGCGACTCCAGCATGCTGCTGTCGCTGGCCTACGAcgtgctgctggtggtgctcTGCACCGTCTACGCCTTCAAGACCCGCAAGTGCCCGGAGAACTTCAACGAGGCCAAGTTCATTGGCTTCACCATGTACACCACGTGCATCATCTGGCTGGCCTTCCTGCCCATCTTCTACGTCACCTCCAGCGACTACCGG